The Desulfobacterales bacterium DNA segment TGTCGTTTGTTGATTTACTGAATCTTTGCCGGCGGCATTTCGGGGAGCCAAGAATTGAGGGCAGCCATCATATTTTTAAGACGCCATGGAAAGGCGACCCAAGGATTAACCTTCAAAAAGATGGCAAGGATGCAAAGCCTTACCAAGTGAGGGATGTAATCAGGGCGCTTGAAAAAATAGGGGTGAACTATGGAGAATAATGT contains these protein-coding regions:
- a CDS encoding type II toxin-antitoxin system HicA family toxin; its protein translation is MRYHALMKKDISGKPANVSFVDLLNLCRRHFGEPRIEGSHHIFKTPWKGDPRINLQKDGKDAKPYQVRDVIRALEKIGVNYGE